Proteins from a single region of Bufo bufo unplaced genomic scaffold, aBufBuf1.1, whole genome shotgun sequence:
- the LOC120984842 gene encoding uncharacterized protein LOC120984842, producing the protein MESVSKTKNRTPQTCPVCYRPHKILSTHLKRKCMRLSTDEARKAALESAKKTLVNIASKGTTISYDEIMSLGSLEKVVPFLEDRGFIISDKPASNRNVRQEITPTSVSAATSTLQAVASQVQPLHTEDDEDTFQPQEDLEVAHGNVEPEEEIEDVPAETEDQDIEERDSIPEEDHEEGQERRQDEEIEEIDNLDSETQRILQTKWTVNTRKKMMAEGLYQRHSLDNPMLKGFASYLKDTLKVNNYKQEVEDVARFLFYMNPKTVNLQFVKDVEKANAFFTKLRDLNLANQTIFNYLKHVRRFMTYQLRSTNLFTKHPNLYKSCEFFHKVTDDIQKRLSKGISREVVSKRYQALTTTSKTPQECRRLLDVAKPSFSQCFKDVQGRNTDRETYLEILYYLEALLILKHLQRPGVVQNMTVSEWKERISHTYNGEDLAIVGVKLHKTASQQVATFVLNKEEEMWFKVYFEKARPKLLQKDSPKDTFFISTSGKEIYNVSNDIMRYHKKFKLPNISSQLVRRVCETWTIPHYSDSEKNMFSKYLAHTNLTAERSYREKTLTDICHGYQLVIQAGQVTSDEPQASTSRHLDPEEHRESQDDHSEQDEDITSQNTSRNRDSEDRQASQDEDSTSKDENSNEDEDITSQDTISDEDDTGWTSRAPTPSVPAMSTRSCGKSQTAPASSSREKTPSLPALSTRSHGQRQTAPTRSSRRTKYCRRSTRLRR; encoded by the exons ATGGAGTCTGTATCCAAAAC CAAAAACAGAACTCCACAGACATGCCCTGTCTGCTATAGACCACACAAGATTCTCTCAACACATCTGAAAAGAAAGTGTATGAGACTGAGCACAGATGAAGCCAGGAAAGCGGCATTAGAATCGGCCAAGAAGACCCTGGTCAATATAGCATCGAAGGGCACTACCATTTCTTACGATGAGATCATGTCTCTAGGATCTCTGGAAAAAGTTGTACCTTTTCTAGAGGACAGAGGCTTTATAATATCAGACAAGCCGGCTTCAAACAG gaATGTCAGACAAGAGATAACACCTACCTCTgtgtctgctgccacctccacattgcaAGCAGTGGCCTCTCAAGTACAGCCACTTCACACGGAAGACGACGAGGACACATTCCAACCTCAAGAAGATTTGGAGGTCGCACATGGCAATGTGGAGCCTGAAGAAGAAATTGAGGATGTGCCAGCCGAGACCGAGGACCAAGATATAGAAGAGAGAGACAGCATTCCAGAAGAAGACCACGAGGAAGGACAAGAAAGAAGACAAGATGAAGAAATTGAGGAAATTGATAACCTCGATAGTGAGACACAGAG AATCCTACAGACAAAATGGACAGTGAAtacaagaaagaagatgatggctGAAGGGTTGTACCAACGTCATTCATTAGACAACCCAATGCTGAAGGGCTTTGCCTCCTATCTGAAGGACACTTTGAAGGTCAATAATTATAAACAGGAGGTTGAAGATGTTGCAAGGTTCCTTTTTTACATGAACCCAAAGACCGTAAACCTACAGTTCGTGAAGGATGTGGAAAAGGCCAACGCCTTCTTTACCAAGCTGAGGGATTTGAATCTTGCAAACCAGACCATCTTCAACTACCTGAAACATGTCCGGAGGTTTATGACCTATCAGCTAAGATCCACCAACCTCTTTACCAAACATCCAAATTTGTATAAGTCCTGCGAATTCTTTCACAAGGTGACCGATGACATACAAAAGAGGTTGTCAAAGGGCATTTCTAGAGAGGTTGTCAGCAAACG GTACCAGGCATTGACAACCACTTCAAAGACACCCCAGGAATGTCGCAGGCTTCTAGATGTGGCAAAACCATCATTCTCACAGTGTTTCAAGGATGTCCAAGGTAGAAACACTGATCGAGAAACATATCTAGAAATTCTTTATTATTTGGAGGCCCTGCTTATATTGAAACATCTACAACGACCAGGGGTAGTGCAAAATATGACC GTTTCTGAGTGGAAAGAACGAATCTCCCACACATATAATGGGGAAGATCTTGCTATAGTCGGTGTTAAGTTACACAAGACAGCTTCACAACAAGTGGCTACTTTTGTACTAAACAAGGAGGAAGAAATG tggttTAAAGTCTACTTTGAAAAAGCTAGACCAAAGTTGCTACAGAAAGACTCTCCAAAGGATACATTCTTCATATCGACCTCTGGAAAAGAGATTTATAACGTTTCCAATGACATCATGCGGTACCACAAGaa ATTCAAACTTCCCAACATCTCTAGCCAGCTTGTCAGGAGGGTTTGTGAAACTTGGACCATTCCTCATTATTCAGACTCCGAAAAGAATATGTTTTCAAAATATCTGGCACATACCAACCTCACGGCCGAACGAAGCTATAGGGAGAAGACGCTAACGGATATTTGCCATGGCTACCAACTAGTAATACAAGCAGGGCAAGTGACGAGTGATGAGCCACAAGCCAGCACCTCAAG ACATCTGGATCCAGAAGAACATCGAGAAAGCCAGGATGATCACAGTGAGCAAGACGAGGACATCACTTCCCAGAACACCTCAAG AAATCGGGATTCTGAAGATCGTCAGGCAAGCCAGGATGAAGACTCTACTTCAAAGGATGAGAACAGCAACGAAGACGAGGACATCACTTCCCAGGACACAATCAGTGACGAGGATGATACTGGCTGGACTTCAAG AGCACCAACTCCCTCAGTGCCAGCGATGTCAACAAGGTCCTGTGGGAAAAGTCAGACAGCACCAGCAAGCTCTAGCAG AGAAAAGACTCCCTCATTGCCAGCGCTCTCAACAAGGTCCCATGGGCAGAGGCAGACAGCACCAACAAGATCTAGCCG AAGGACTAAATATTGCCGGAGAAGTACTCGACTTCGAAGATAA